The following coding sequences are from one Paenibacillus tundrae window:
- a CDS encoding NUDIX hydrolase yields the protein MDYIKWIRSKVGTEVIILNFAGAIVLNEEGQILLQRRRDKNAWGFPGGAMELGESAEETAIREVKEETGVTIFVEKLIGVYTKYFDKYANGDQAQTISFFYQGRISDGELISSNEETIELQFFNPDEVPELFNQQHTDAFNDFRAQRVGVSR from the coding sequence ATGGATTATATTAAGTGGATTAGAAGTAAGGTAGGCACTGAAGTGATCATTCTTAACTTTGCAGGAGCCATCGTTTTAAACGAAGAAGGACAAATATTGCTTCAACGGAGAAGAGATAAAAATGCTTGGGGATTTCCAGGAGGAGCTATGGAGTTAGGCGAATCTGCTGAAGAGACAGCTATTCGTGAAGTGAAAGAAGAAACAGGAGTAACAATCTTCGTTGAGAAATTAATAGGCGTATATACCAAGTATTTCGACAAGTATGCAAATGGGGATCAGGCACAAACGATTTCGTTTTTTTATCAGGGACGCATTTCCGATGGAGAACTGATTAGTAGTAATGAAGAAACTATAGAACTTCAATTCTTTAATCCAGATGAAGTGCCTGAGTTATTTAATCAGCAACATACTGATGCATTTAATGATTTCAGGGCTCAAAGAGTTGGAGTATCTAGATAA
- a CDS encoding histidine phosphatase family protein — translation MKTTIYMVRHAESPYDEGNERTRGLTAKGKADVEQVTKLLSDEGIDIILSSPYRRAVLSVEGLAQHLNLEIETFEDLRERHFSSDDVIDLMSNIRNNFYNAEYALPGGESNADCQNRSITVLKTILKEHKGKKIAIGTHGLVMTLMMNHFDSNYGLAFLDQLKKPDIYKMQFEDLELKEVTRLWNE, via the coding sequence ATGAAAACTACAATCTACATGGTTAGGCATGCGGAATCACCATATGATGAAGGAAATGAAAGAACTAGAGGTCTTACTGCAAAGGGTAAGGCGGATGTTGAACAAGTAACGAAGTTACTTAGTGATGAAGGAATAGATATCATACTTTCAAGTCCATATCGCCGAGCGGTATTGAGTGTTGAGGGATTAGCGCAGCACTTAAACTTAGAAATAGAAACATTTGAAGATCTAAGGGAACGTCATTTTTCATCAGATGATGTTATTGATTTAATGTCTAATATTAGAAATAACTTCTACAACGCTGAATATGCCTTACCAGGTGGCGAATCTAACGCGGATTGCCAGAATAGGTCAATTACAGTGCTCAAAACCATATTAAAAGAACACAAGGGAAAGAAAATTGCGATTGGAACACACGGTCTTGTAATGACTTTGATGATGAATCATTTTGATTCAAATTATGGCTTAGCTTTCTTAGATCAATTAAAGAAACCGGATATCTATAAAATGCAATTTGAAGACCTGGAATTGAAAGAAGTAACGAGACTGTGGAATGAATAG
- a CDS encoding S-layer homology domain-containing protein codes for MKKFLKVITIILMTSMLLTGCIYSNTEVTINENGSGSVKHVVGFDKNMLNKLGKTYQDFTSKSNQSYEITYSGKKYTVGTYEDKFIEDINDSGVATISNEMGLVSLNKIYEGFELKLELHDFISKDMRYDTKFPEVKDISDKTLRDMRLKDLIAQDIDGLVLKVKFSMPYQVKQVSGGTSGVYVNGKTIQLDYLKMIESGSREWKFESRKNPNKVDPNNTIFKDVKKNAWYAKAVLEVNSKGIMKGFGDGTFKPNDTLTMAELAKIASEVAGQRIPNHPEYWAMGHILFAQDTGLFLEKKTITAKNWSVPATREQTVYAISMAAGQQDVKEVPSTSITDWNQIDNRMQSMILYAYQAGIVSGNSNGKFEPKSKVTRAEVAQILNNIK; via the coding sequence ATGAAAAAATTTTTGAAGGTCATTACGATAATTCTAATGACGTCAATGTTGCTTACAGGATGCATTTATTCAAACACTGAAGTGACTATTAATGAAAATGGTTCGGGTAGCGTAAAACATGTCGTTGGTTTCGATAAAAATATGTTAAACAAGCTGGGAAAAACGTATCAGGACTTTACTAGCAAAAGTAACCAATCCTATGAAATTACATATAGTGGTAAAAAATATACTGTAGGTACATATGAGGACAAATTTATAGAAGATATTAACGATTCCGGTGTTGCAACTATTTCAAATGAAATGGGACTCGTATCTCTTAACAAAATATATGAAGGGTTTGAGTTGAAACTTGAACTTCATGACTTTATCAGTAAGGACATGAGATATGATACCAAATTTCCCGAGGTTAAAGACATTTCCGATAAAACACTTAGAGACATGCGACTTAAAGATCTCATTGCACAGGATATTGATGGACTGGTACTCAAGGTGAAATTCAGCATGCCCTATCAGGTAAAACAAGTTTCTGGCGGAACTAGTGGAGTGTATGTAAATGGAAAAACTATTCAATTAGATTATCTGAAGATGATTGAATCCGGTAGCCGCGAATGGAAATTCGAATCTAGGAAGAACCCTAATAAAGTTGATCCAAACAATACAATATTCAAGGACGTTAAAAAAAACGCATGGTATGCCAAGGCAGTGCTCGAAGTTAACAGCAAGGGGATTATGAAGGGGTTTGGTGATGGGACATTCAAACCAAACGACACACTTACCATGGCAGAGCTTGCAAAAATTGCTTCAGAAGTGGCAGGACAACGAATTCCTAACCATCCAGAGTACTGGGCAATGGGGCATATTCTCTTTGCACAAGACACCGGACTATTTCTTGAGAAAAAGACGATCACAGCAAAAAATTGGAGCGTACCTGCCACGCGTGAGCAAACCGTGTATGCTATTTCAATGGCAGCAGGACAGCAAGATGTCAAAGAAGTACCATCGACTTCAATTACAGACTGGAATCAGATCGATAACAGAATGCAGAGTATGATTCTCTATGCATATCAAGCAGGGATCGTCAGTGGGAATTCTAACGGAAAGTTTGAACCAAAAAGTAAGGTGACACGTGCAGAAGTAGCGCAAATTTTGAATAATATCAAGTAA
- a CDS encoding chloramphenicol phosphotransferase CPT family protein, whose product MERGLIIFLNGTSSSGKTSIAMEMKNQADIPFHHLSVDQFFQNYDQFIDTTYPDIKPTRELDAGVISDILFDPIGSLYYATIKLFSELGLNVIVDTVISNDKWFNDFYDLLSDYPIMFVGVHCSKEELTRREQSRGDREIGLAHSQFDYIYSYDEYDLEVNTEELSSAACAEKILSYMKSGQEYPAFKKLSRK is encoded by the coding sequence GTGGAACGGGGACTCATTATATTTTTGAACGGAACGTCAAGTTCGGGGAAGACCAGCATTGCGATGGAAATGAAAAATCAGGCTGACATTCCCTTTCATCATCTGTCTGTAGATCAATTTTTCCAAAATTATGATCAGTTTATCGATACTACATATCCAGATATAAAACCAACAAGAGAATTAGATGCAGGTGTGATATCAGATATTCTTTTTGACCCGATTGGCTCATTGTACTATGCAACTATTAAATTATTTTCAGAGCTGGGTTTGAATGTGATTGTGGATACAGTCATCAGTAATGACAAGTGGTTTAATGATTTTTATGATTTGCTTTCGGATTATCCGATCATGTTTGTAGGTGTACATTGCTCCAAAGAAGAACTCACCAGAAGAGAACAGAGTAGGGGAGATCGCGAGATTGGACTCGCCCATTCCCAGTTCGATTATATATACTCCTACGATGAATATGATCTGGAAGTGAATACGGAAGAACTCAGTTCCGCAGCATGTGCGGAGAAAATATTAAGTTATATGAAATCCGGTCAGGAATACCCAGCCTTCAAAAAGTTAAGTAGAAAATAA
- a CDS encoding ABC transporter permease, giving the protein MRTLLWAEYQKIRRLSFVWIAIFATVMVAVIVFLSGLTDNDGIRDIDTAGWYMAVAQPLGTFFVLPAVIALLGSYMICREEQENTIESLRLIPVNEAKLTLAKMIITLIYSILFYLLLFAITFFTEAALHFSDLSIGVVLNFLRAYFLDGLCIFLAISPIIAWVSYMKKGYWIALVITEFYSFIGLFASTSNTLKALYPITAVFTISGYYEASTSQVILSCISLMFCVGLSAVILASMKKYK; this is encoded by the coding sequence ATGCGAACATTACTTTGGGCAGAATATCAGAAGATTCGGCGTTTAAGTTTTGTTTGGATTGCAATTTTCGCAACAGTTATGGTAGCGGTTATTGTTTTTTTATCCGGATTAACAGATAATGACGGCATCAGGGATATAGATACTGCAGGTTGGTATATGGCTGTAGCTCAACCACTGGGAACATTTTTCGTTCTTCCGGCGGTTATTGCTCTCTTAGGTAGTTACATGATATGTCGCGAAGAACAGGAGAATACAATTGAATCTCTTCGACTTATCCCAGTGAATGAAGCGAAGTTAACCCTTGCAAAAATGATTATAACCCTTATATATAGTATTCTTTTTTACTTATTACTCTTTGCTATAACATTTTTTACTGAAGCAGCTTTACATTTTTCTGATTTATCCATAGGGGTGGTCCTAAATTTTTTGAGAGCTTATTTTTTGGATGGTCTATGCATATTCCTTGCGATCTCACCTATTATTGCTTGGGTATCGTACATGAAAAAGGGATATTGGATTGCGTTAGTGATCACTGAATTTTATTCTTTTATTGGATTATTTGCGAGTACATCAAACACCCTAAAAGCTTTATATCCTATTACAGCTGTATTTACCATTTCTGGCTACTATGAAGCATCGACTAGTCAGGTTATTCTTAGTTGCATTAGCTTAATGTTTTGCGTAGGGCTTTCTGCTGTGATACTTGCTAGCATGAAAAAATACAAATGA
- a CDS encoding response regulator transcription factor, giving the protein MTNRILIIDDDIELCSLVKKCVSQVNLETDVAYNGQSGMLQVINEKDTYSLIILDVMLPKMDGFQVLSEIRKYSNVPVLMLTAKGSEPDKVTGLSLGADDYLTKPFSINELIARVQSLIRRYTTFNPGDSVSILTFKGMVVDKEIRTVQVEGKLIDLTGKEFDLLVLLASNKGRVFTKKQIYTQVWKDDYAYDDNNIMSFISKLRKKVEPNSEQPFYILTVHGVGYRFNKEA; this is encoded by the coding sequence ATGACCAATAGAATTCTCATCATAGATGATGATATTGAATTGTGCTCATTAGTAAAAAAATGCGTATCGCAAGTAAACCTGGAAACCGATGTGGCATATAACGGACAATCAGGAATGCTACAAGTGATCAATGAAAAAGATACTTATTCGCTAATTATTTTAGATGTGATGTTACCGAAAATGGACGGTTTTCAAGTATTATCTGAAATCAGAAAGTATAGCAATGTACCCGTACTTATGCTGACGGCTAAAGGAAGTGAGCCGGATAAGGTAACAGGTCTTAGCCTTGGGGCAGATGACTATTTAACAAAACCGTTCAGTATCAATGAACTTATCGCTAGAGTACAATCTTTGATTAGAAGATATACCACATTTAATCCTGGAGATTCCGTAAGCATTCTTACCTTTAAAGGAATGGTTGTTGATAAAGAAATAAGAACTGTTCAAGTTGAGGGCAAGCTAATAGATCTAACAGGCAAGGAGTTTGATTTATTAGTATTATTAGCTTCTAATAAGGGGCGTGTGTTTACGAAGAAACAAATCTATACACAAGTTTGGAAAGATGATTATGCTTATGATGATAATAATATTATGTCTTTTATAAGTAAGTTGAGGAAGAAAGTAGAGCCTAATTCAGAACAGCCATTTTATATTTTAACGGTACACGGAGTAGGTTATCGTTTTAATAAGGAGGCTTAA
- a CDS encoding DinB family protein, which produces MDDLTAEEAVIQNDNEQSIWSIVNHLIFWNEKWLERFKAGEFRLDHNIDNDRTFAVAQDQLNEIGWTETLNRLENVFVNWKVVLEETEDSKLTKQLPEYFNAPWWGVVSNLSIHNAYHVGQIMLLKKQIRVEK; this is translated from the coding sequence TTGGATGATCTAACAGCAGAAGAAGCAGTCATTCAGAATGACAATGAACAAAGCATATGGTCGATAGTGAATCATCTTATTTTTTGGAATGAAAAATGGCTTGAGCGATTTAAGGCTGGAGAATTTAGATTAGATCATAATATTGATAATGATAGGACATTTGCTGTGGCACAAGATCAATTGAATGAGATTGGCTGGACAGAAACATTGAATAGACTTGAGAATGTGTTCGTTAATTGGAAAGTTGTCTTAGAAGAAACAGAAGATTCGAAGCTCACCAAACAACTTCCAGAATATTTCAATGCTCCTTGGTGGGGAGTTGTCTCTAATTTGAGCATTCATAATGCTTATCATGTCGGGCAGATCATGTTGTTAAAGAAGCAAATACGAGTTGAAAAATGA
- a CDS encoding Type 1 glutamine amidotransferase-like domain-containing protein: protein MGRIVAIGGGEMRFHETLPIDRYIVEFSNIENPKLLFIPTASNDAQGYIDTVKAVYGEQLGCEVDTLCLVDQDISDEAIKNKILSSNIIYVGGGDNVKMMEIWRANKVDQYLKEAYAHNIVLSGLSAGSICWFLEGHSNSSIETNRDGWWDREQVIGLGLIPANHCPHYNEDGHETFDDNMLDKEVPGIALENNVAIVIDGDMYKIVKSNTESKAYVLKKCDGKMNKIEINNCDFKPLSEII from the coding sequence ATGGGGAGAATAGTTGCAATCGGTGGTGGCGAAATGCGGTTTCATGAGACTCTGCCTATAGACAGATATATCGTTGAATTTTCAAATATTGAAAATCCGAAGCTACTATTCATTCCAACAGCAAGTAATGATGCTCAAGGCTACATTGATACTGTTAAGGCTGTATATGGAGAGCAATTGGGTTGTGAAGTTGATACGTTATGTCTTGTCGATCAAGATATCTCTGATGAAGCCATTAAGAACAAGATCCTATCCTCAAATATCATTTATGTAGGTGGCGGAGACAATGTTAAAATGATGGAAATATGGAGAGCTAATAAAGTAGATCAATATCTTAAAGAAGCCTATGCACATAATATAGTATTGTCCGGTTTGAGTGCAGGTTCTATTTGTTGGTTTTTAGAAGGCCATAGTAACAGTAGTATAGAAACCAATCGTGATGGATGGTGGGATAGAGAACAAGTCATAGGACTGGGGCTAATCCCCGCTAATCACTGTCCACATTACAATGAAGATGGTCATGAAACATTTGATGACAATATGTTAGATAAAGAGGTTCCTGGCATTGCTCTTGAGAACAATGTTGCAATTGTAATTGATGGAGATATGTACAAGATAGTAAAGAGCAATACAGAAAGTAAGGCATATGTATTGAAAAAATGTGACGGTAAAATGAACAAGATTGAAATAAACAATTGCGACTTCAAACCATTATCAGAAATTATATAA
- a CDS encoding sensor histidine kinase, whose product MDWTYILLFVLAFCLVIIIYLGTKLLKISEQLSIIEDSLADIKKGNWNRRILVNENDMTKRICYSINDMAMNSQNQLIQLKQSEQIYKRLMTSLSHDVRTPLTSLVGYLEAIHQKFVTGKEKEEYLEIALNKAHHLKGFVEALFDWVKLDAKEQVFKLEQKDINEFTRDILVNWIPTFEDKHFEFNIDISDKECFIRLDPNAYLRIVNNLIQNVIEHSEGTSIDLQISENEQSVIVQISDNGKGISPHDLPHIFDRLYQSDESRSTNGNGLGLAIARELVLLHKGTIHTQNQLSGGTTFIVNLPKAL is encoded by the coding sequence ATGGATTGGACTTATATTCTACTTTTTGTTCTAGCTTTTTGTCTTGTTATTATCATTTATTTGGGAACGAAACTATTAAAGATTTCTGAACAACTCTCAATTATCGAAGATTCATTAGCGGATATTAAAAAAGGAAATTGGAATCGTCGTATTTTAGTAAATGAAAATGATATGACTAAAAGAATTTGTTATTCCATAAATGATATGGCAATGAATAGTCAAAATCAACTCATACAATTAAAGCAATCTGAACAGATTTATAAGCGACTAATGACGAGCTTATCTCATGATGTACGTACACCTTTAACTTCTTTAGTTGGCTATTTAGAAGCAATTCATCAAAAGTTTGTTACAGGCAAAGAAAAAGAAGAATATCTTGAAATCGCTTTAAATAAAGCACATCATTTGAAGGGTTTTGTTGAAGCTTTATTTGATTGGGTCAAACTTGATGCAAAAGAGCAAGTTTTTAAACTTGAACAAAAGGATATAAACGAATTTACTCGTGATATTTTGGTGAATTGGATACCAACCTTCGAGGACAAACATTTTGAATTTAATATTGATATTTCTGATAAAGAATGCTTTATCAGGTTAGATCCAAATGCTTATTTAAGGATTGTGAATAATTTAATTCAGAATGTTATTGAACATAGTGAGGGAACTAGTATTGATCTACAAATAAGCGAAAATGAACAAAGTGTTATAGTTCAGATAAGTGATAATGGAAAAGGGATCTCTCCACATGACCTGCCACACATATTTGACAGACTGTATCAAAGTGATGAATCTCGTTCGACTAACGGAAATGGTTTAGGGCTTGCTATTGCGAGAGAACTTGTTCTTTTGCATAAAGGAACAATCCATACTCAAAATCAATTGTCTGGTGGTACAACATTTATAGTAAATCTTCCGAAAGCTCTTTAA
- a CDS encoding Cof-type HAD-IIB family hydrolase, translated as MKYSTVVLDLDGTLLNSNKEVSKRNLDAVLSCYLKGMRIIFATARPPRAVNWFLPQELLDIGAFVYYNGAQVICKETKIEINESIPANVTTEILDYCLKCNPEIELTMEVRDEWFSLRELDYITSMNTRSNPIVKPLNELKQYDATKILLSGNNDSSGLLKKFEGKVNILITDNHQLIQIMPLLASKELAIAKLCELYHVELDSVIVFGDDHNDVGLFKKAGYAIAMGNAIKELKEIADEITANNDEDGVAISLERFCGSRRLFERQDGAKGFG; from the coding sequence TTGAAGTATTCAACTGTAGTTCTTGACTTGGACGGAACATTATTGAATTCAAATAAAGAAGTATCCAAGAGGAATTTAGATGCTGTCTTATCTTGTTATCTGAAAGGAATGAGAATAATATTCGCAACAGCTCGACCGCCCAGGGCTGTTAATTGGTTTCTTCCTCAAGAATTATTGGATATCGGGGCTTTTGTATATTACAACGGAGCTCAAGTGATCTGTAAGGAAACCAAGATAGAAATTAATGAATCAATCCCTGCTAATGTAACCACAGAAATTCTTGATTACTGTTTGAAGTGTAACCCCGAGATTGAGCTGACGATGGAAGTAAGAGATGAGTGGTTTAGTTTAAGAGAGCTTGATTATATTACCTCAATGAACACACGATCAAACCCTATAGTAAAACCCTTAAATGAATTAAAGCAATATGATGCTACGAAGATACTCCTTTCCGGCAATAATGACAGTTCTGGATTATTAAAAAAATTCGAAGGTAAAGTGAATATACTGATTACGGATAATCATCAATTAATACAAATCATGCCTCTTCTCGCCTCTAAGGAGCTGGCGATTGCTAAACTCTGTGAATTGTATCATGTAGAATTGGATTCCGTTATTGTATTTGGTGATGACCATAATGACGTAGGCCTCTTTAAGAAGGCTGGATACGCTATTGCTATGGGGAATGCAATAAAGGAATTGAAGGAAATTGCTGATGAAATAACCGCTAATAATGATGAGGATGGTGTAGCTATAAGTTTAGAAAGATTTTGTGGGTCACGTAGACTGTTTGAACGTCAGGATGGCGCGAAGGGTTTTGGATAA
- a CDS encoding GrpB family protein, which translates to MARRVLDNLHKYLFFWRHLKNISFRDALISNPEFVVEYANLKKELVNSYSENRQAYTDGKTEFVNKVLM; encoded by the coding sequence ATGGCGCGAAGGGTTTTGGATAATCTTCATAAATACTTATTTTTTTGGAGGCATCTCAAGAATATATCCTTCAGAGATGCATTAATTAGTAATCCTGAATTTGTAGTTGAATATGCCAATCTAAAGAAAGAGCTAGTTAATAGTTATAGTGAAAATCGACAGGCTTACACGGATGGGAAAACCGAATTTGTAAATAAAGTACTGATGTGA
- a CDS encoding DUF3885 domain-containing protein translates to MSIQQFINEHLSNIIFEPPFYYNNDFSIRFELGPPNSNIDNDTYYSVVQERILALFLAIFKEKYPVYIVGVSYEPIEDLDAYIEEEIDLLQYFADHTIENFLNKEDYDDETLELTGHYKFYSLECKLSEIDYIDLLGLIGGFTQKNSYLNSRIYFIDPQSQLVFHIYDDRGLDIVSPTKEALLYLYKEFNDWILDYDRKEIDKIFKSIS, encoded by the coding sequence ATGTCTATTCAACAATTTATAAATGAACATCTCTCTAATATAATCTTTGAACCACCATTCTATTACAATAATGATTTTAGTATCCGGTTTGAACTGGGACCACCAAACAGCAATATTGATAATGACACATACTATAGTGTAGTCCAGGAGAGAATCCTTGCCTTATTTCTAGCAATATTTAAAGAGAAGTATCCGGTTTATATTGTTGGGGTATCATATGAACCTATTGAAGATTTAGATGCTTATATTGAAGAGGAAATTGACCTTCTTCAATATTTTGCAGACCATACAATTGAAAATTTTCTTAACAAAGAAGACTATGACGATGAAACACTAGAGTTGACTGGACATTATAAATTTTACTCTCTTGAATGCAAACTGTCCGAGATAGACTATATTGATTTGTTAGGACTTATTGGAGGATTTACTCAGAAGAATAGTTACCTTAATTCAAGAATTTACTTCATAGATCCTCAATCCCAATTGGTTTTTCACATTTATGATGATCGTGGTTTAGACATCGTCTCACCGACTAAGGAAGCCTTGCTTTACTTGTACAAGGAATTTAACGATTGGATTCTTGATTACGATCGGAAAGAGATAGATAAGATATTTAAGAGTATTTCATAG
- a CDS encoding ABC transporter permease: MALLKLIQIEFFKLRRRKFLWMMMFSALIMPFLSYLLFKYAWSTGGDPVQFYKWSAFGLTLFIVLPVVLGILSSMLMYNENQYDMLKQIWIVPVSKMRYFFSKFFVVLIYSICFMIVTALGSVIFSILLDDLALDWHNTLFLIRKCLEIGIITAFAMLPILAIATTQNGYILPVSITLVYAFLGSIIVSINMYIHPLSSMALIVARNGDIPGLNDTQVISIPLAFFSIFVWGIGSVLLANVALARRK, encoded by the coding sequence ATGGCATTGCTTAAACTTATTCAAATCGAATTCTTTAAGTTGCGACGTAGAAAATTTTTGTGGATGATGATGTTTTCAGCTCTTATCATGCCATTTCTATCATACTTACTATTTAAATATGCGTGGAGTACAGGGGGCGACCCTGTACAGTTTTATAAATGGTCAGCGTTCGGACTTACACTTTTTATTGTCTTGCCTGTTGTTTTAGGAATACTAAGCAGCATGTTAATGTACAATGAAAATCAATACGATATGCTTAAACAAATTTGGATTGTGCCTGTCAGCAAAATGAGGTATTTCTTTAGTAAATTTTTTGTGGTTTTAATTTATTCTATTTGCTTCATGATCGTTACAGCTTTAGGTTCCGTTATATTTAGTATACTTCTTGACGACCTTGCATTGGATTGGCATAACACTTTGTTTTTGATAAGAAAGTGTTTGGAGATTGGTATTATAACAGCTTTTGCTATGCTGCCGATCCTGGCAATTGCTACCACGCAAAATGGATACATTCTTCCCGTTTCTATAACCTTGGTTTATGCATTTCTGGGGTCTATTATAGTGTCGATAAATATGTACATACATCCTTTATCTAGTATGGCATTGATCGTTGCTCGAAACGGAGATATTCCAGGTCTGAATGATACACAGGTAATTAGTATACCTTTGGCGTTTTTTAGCATTTTTGTCTGGGGGATTGGTTCCGTTCTCCTTGCAAACGTTGCGTTAGCAAGAAGAAAGTGA
- a CDS encoding NUDIX hydrolase, with amino-acid sequence MFYVNTRAIIERHIDDHIEIVIQNRVKPNEPLTIELPGGRIEPFESLTQALRREVKEETGLDLSEIEGEELRIVTEGNHFEVECVKPFVAYQTIKGPVDSLGYYFRCKANGELLETGDETSGIRWIKIRDLKELLE; translated from the coding sequence TTGTTTTATGTTAATACAAGAGCAATCATTGAAAGACATATTGATGATCATATCGAAATTGTGATTCAGAATAGAGTAAAACCGAATGAGCCATTAACTATTGAACTTCCTGGAGGGCGCATCGAACCCTTTGAATCATTAACACAAGCATTGAGGAGAGAAGTGAAAGAAGAAACGGGGCTAGATTTATCTGAAATTGAAGGAGAGGAATTAAGAATAGTTACTGAAGGAAATCACTTTGAAGTAGAATGTGTTAAACCATTTGTAGCGTACCAAACTATTAAAGGGCCCGTGGATTCTCTAGGTTATTATTTTAGATGTAAAGCAAACGGAGAGTTGCTTGAAACGGGAGATGAAACATCAGGGATTCGATGGATCAAGATAAGAGATTTAAAAGAACTATTGGAATAA
- a CDS encoding ABC transporter ATP-binding protein, producing the protein MTGYIIETKQLTKNYRDQKAVDNVNMHVKKGRIYGLLGRNGAGKTTIMKMILGLTSTSSGEVNVFGKNIKGREKQVYPRIGAIIETPGFYPNLTGTENLSIFAKLRGTAAPNAVKNALEVVGLPYKDKKLFAEYSLGMKQRLGIANAILHDPELLILDEPTNGLDPIGIAEVRDFIKKLSVERGKTILISSHILSEISLLADDIGIIDNGILLEESSMDELKRKNGKYILLQVSDAAKASLILERQFDLKNYSVQDDHTLQIYNNSLDMASVNKALILGDVSVISSQLCNDTLEDYFKKITGGDGIA; encoded by the coding sequence ATGACAGGATATATCATAGAAACTAAACAACTTACTAAGAATTATAGAGATCAAAAAGCTGTAGATAATGTGAATATGCATGTGAAAAAAGGTCGTATTTACGGTTTGCTCGGTCGTAATGGCGCTGGTAAAACGACAATTATGAAAATGATTTTAGGGTTAACATCTACATCTTCTGGTGAGGTGAACGTATTTGGTAAGAATATTAAAGGTAGAGAAAAGCAGGTATATCCCAGAATTGGAGCGATTATTGAAACACCTGGATTTTATCCAAACTTAACTGGTACAGAAAATTTGAGTATTTTTGCAAAATTGCGTGGTACAGCTGCTCCTAACGCCGTGAAGAACGCATTGGAGGTTGTAGGATTACCGTATAAAGATAAGAAGCTGTTTGCTGAGTACTCCCTCGGCATGAAGCAGCGTCTGGGTATTGCTAACGCTATATTGCATGACCCAGAACTTTTAATTTTGGATGAACCTACAAACGGTCTTGACCCTATAGGTATAGCCGAAGTTAGAGATTTTATTAAGAAGTTGAGCGTTGAACGTGGAAAAACAATTCTTATTTCTAGCCATATTCTTTCGGAGATTTCATTGCTTGCGGATGATATTGGAATTATCGACAACGGTATTCTGTTGGAAGAAAGCAGTATGGATGAACTTAAACGAAAAAATGGCAAGTACATTTTGCTTCAAGTTTCTGATGCTGCTAAAGCTAGCTTGATTTTGGAGCGTCAATTCGATTTGAAAAATTATTCTGTGCAAGACGACCATACGTTGCAAATTTACAATAATTCTCTGGATATGGCTTCTGTTAATAAGGCTCTTATATTGGGAGATGTGTCGGTTATTAGTTCTCAGCTTTGTAATGATACTTTAGAGGACTACTTTAAGAAAATTACGGGAGGAGATGGCATTGCTTAA